GACTGCTGGTGAACTAGAATTACTGGCAACTAGAATTGCCTGCCCAGGAATTTGAAACACTTATAAAATTCACTCAATGATGAGTAAAGAGTTcaaggagaattaaaaaaaattaaaaaaagaaaaaagggagggaACAGAGGAGAGGTGAAAGGAAAATTAACCAGAAAGGTAACATTTTATTTATAGTCACTTAAGGCAGAATACtagacaggagaacagaacaaaaaCGATGGACAAGTCATCACGACAACAAATGATGTTGGTCTAAAGAAGCAATACTGACTGTTAATAGTGAATTTGGTAATTGTGTAGCTTGGGTTGTGATAATTCTGATGGGAATATGTGAAATTACATGTAAGAGAAAACGCAAAAATAAATGCAAAGtaatcaaacaaaaccaaacaaattttaaaatgccTAAACAGAACTTAAGATGTGTTTACAGCTGTTCTCACTCAAAAAATTACTATAAAACCACAGAACAATGACAATAGAAACTTATGCAATTCAATGTACAGAAGATAAAATAATCCAATAAAAGCCTGCATTAAGCTATTAAAGTTTGGAtcttagaaaagaaaaagaaaggaaaaaaggggaaatgttTAATATTTGCAAGAGCCCACAAAAAGAAAACACTTTCTTTTGCAGTCAGATACTGCAAAACAAAAAGCTTAATTATTATTTTAGATGCAGATATATCTGACAAGTAATAGTTTCTAACATGGTGCAGTATTAAAACTATTAAcataaaagaagtaaaagtagaATTATAACAGACTGAAGGATAGAAAAACAGAGGGGAAACCAGGAATTTGAAAAAGAACTCAAAAATATTACACTCCCTCAAAAAATGGGAATTAAGAACAAAATGAAATCACAAACCTTTTtaagattaaaacaaaaaaaaagacaggaaTGTTATATGAAACATAGCAAGTAATTGAAACAATCTCAAGCTTTAGCATTCTGCTTGTCAGTGCtcttgaattttattttaatgttaaaCACAGATACCAGTATACTATTTTCAAACTTAGTGAGTTTTAACCTTCCAAAACTAAGATTCTTAACTTTGCAATAGTACATATGTGTTAACTTTTTTCCTGTGACCAAAAGGAAGGGGAGTAAAGGAAGGGAATGAAAactgaaaaaacttctcaacaaagCAAGAATTTGGATAACAgaaactaaaaatattttaaggaGGACATATTATAAAAATATCCTGGTTTTGATCAAGGTATTGTCCAGCTCCTGACACTGTGTTAAATACCTGGTTTTAAATCACACTTACTTTATGAATCAATACCTACTcaattaaaataagaaaatactAATAGGCTAAAAGGACGAAATTCACAGAAATCACATTATCATTTTGGAGATGGTGGGGAAATGAAAGCACAAAGTGTCCTAAATTAAATATTTCCTTGGAAAAATAAGTAGACTACTAAGAGCCCAGGTCACCATATAACTACAGTACAGATGTGGTGGAACTATGAGGAGGAGAATTTCTTCTAGAACAGTCTATATTTctgcatttcagaaaaaaattctgGAAAACAAGCCTTGAAGAGGAAAACAACCCTTGAACaggatttctgtttgtttttacaAACATAATAATTCTGACACACTgcagcaaagacacacagcacatTTACGATATAAGGCCACTAAACCACACTATACCTTCTTTAAGTAGACTATAGCAGAAAAGGCGGGCTCTTTCCAAATCTCCCAACTGTCGACAAATTCCTGCATAGAGTCGACACAAAGCCTGACTGAAATTATAATTTGGGGCATTCTTCTGAGCCTTCAGCTTATTGAGAATAACACACAGCAAGGACTCTGCTAAATGCTATAAGACACAAAATATATTGTTATACTGGTATATACTGAAGAATACTTGACAACATTGTAGTCGTATAACAAGTAAAAAGAACTATTATCTTATTTGCAAGAATACTGTTTGCATATATATAAAATGCAGGAAAGTAAATCAGAGGCAaccaatgaaagaaaaaaagagggaggAGCAGGCAACTTCTCAGAATAAACATGCGATAAACAAATGAAGAACAGGGCTACTACTGTTTTAATATAAATTGTTTGGTTATGTGATTAACAACAGTCTTCCTCAAAGAACAAGGAGAATAATGACAAGTAGAAGGAACGAGGAGAGGAATAATGACAGGTAGACTAACCCAAATAACCTAATCAGAGCAAAGGTAAGCACCCTGACTTAGCTACTTCCAAAGATGCCACAGAAGGACAAACAGCCCATTGTTCAGGTGTGAGTTACTAGGTAAGCCAACAGCAGTCTTTCTCCAGATCACTGTACACACTTCAGGAGATGGGGAGATGTTGCTGCCTATAGTAACATGGAACTTAATATGAGATGCTGGAAAAAGAACATTGGGTTTGTGCAGAGTGTGCATGACTTATTATGGGATGCTTAGAGGGAGACCTCAAAGTGGGGAGTAGAATGAAAGGTTTAGGAGCCAGGTGCTGGAGAGCACACAGTTCAGACTGGGCATCTGTGAACAACAGGGATTCCGAGTGTTAACTTTGGGAGGAACCAGAAGATCTAAGCCAGCCACCTGAAAGACCACAAGTCTGAGGCCCAGACACAAGTCCAGACCAGCTGCTGGAGGAATATGTATATACTTCTGTGTTTTTAAGTTTGTCAGTGTATGAGAAGTGAGAAGAATATCAGTCACCTACTGAATATACTGAGTGCCTAATGTTAGCTGCTGGGGGAATCCATATTATCTGTATATATATGAATGTATTTTCCTCTACCAGGATTTCAACCTGACTAACCAGACAAGGGAATAAGAGTAGGTGTGTACTGTGTGCATGTCTCTCTACTAGGAGTATGTACTCTGTCTTACTACTGGCTGGACCTGAAAGCCTAAAGCTACAAGCCTTGCTTCTATGAAGTTAACAGACTTGACAACTCCTAACAAAGAGGCCTGAGATCTTGGTAGCAACTTCTGAGGAGAACTTAATTATGTACCAGGACTGTAACAGGACAAAATGCTGCCATGTACTAGTCAGTGAATTGCTCTGCTGTAAACTACAAATTATCTATGAGAAAGACGGCAACTGAAGCAAAATTTTTCAGCACTGATGCTAAGAAAGTTCTGAGAAACAAAATAAGGGAAGAATTTTCcaataaaattaaatttgataaCCTGATGTAGAATAGTAAAGGTAAACATAGAACTAAATTATATACCAGTATATACATTAAAGTGGTtttttttgaattaaaaaaaaaattgagtaaCTTTGGAGAAACTCCTACAACTCTTAATACTGTCCACTTCAAAAAATGCTGCAAAGATAAAGTGGTTTATGCATACATCAGAAAAGCATATGTATTTATAACTGCAGTTTTGCATCTTGGACACCACTGAAAAGTAATTTCTTGTGCAGTTCTGTATTTTCTTATGTTATAAAAATTTAGGTTTCTAATAACCTTTCAAGACTACACTTTGGCACAGGACATTGCCACAACAATTGAGAATTCAAATACTACAAACTTAGACTCTTTCCATCTGCACAGAAGTGATTATTAAACAACAAAATTTAAAATCATGCTACTTACCTTGTTTTTTATACCAAATTCATAGACAACTTCTCTCTCTTCATCTCTCATTACTGGAATCTTTGAGATATTACCAACATACACATGACCTTTGATAACTGGTAACAAGTCAAAACAGGATTCAGCAACTTTCTTTAATGCCAAAGAAACTTTCTGGCAGTCAGAATCCTTCTTTACTGGTAGTGATTCTTCTAAATTGGAACACTGTGATGAATCACTGATTTCATAGGTTATACCATGGAAAGCCTCCTGCATTTCAGAGATGGTTTTTTTAGTATTTCTGACAGCAATAACATCACTGGGCTCCATCCTTGGTGGTTCACTCTCCAGTCTCAGTCTTTTGGCACTTCTTGGCATAGATACCTGCAGCAGTGTCCTTTTTCCAAGATGATTTGAAAAGAATTGCTGATTTTGCACATCTTTGTCTTCGTCTTTGCCACTATCAGATTTCAAATTGCTCCCAGCTTTAACAAAAGCAGTTGATGTAGATGCAAATGCTTTGAATCCACCTACTTGAGACACAGGTCCTGGCAAACTTTGGCTGTCTGAAAAAGTACATCGGTTAAGCTGAATATTGCCTTTCAGAATGTTTAGTGTCCTTGCCCTTGCAGACAGCTCTGGATACATAGTGTCCAATATTTTCACAGAGTTCTCCTGAGGGGCACCTGGACCAGCACCAACTGCTGCAAAGAGAGGAAATCTTCCTGGAACAAGAAGTGCATGCTTTGGAATGGAAGTACAAAATTTCAAAGGTGAGGAGCGAATCCTTCTACCTACTGCCATttctgaggatgagggaggagaaaaTAAAATAGCAGATTTTACTGCTGGAGTACCTGTTAATGGGGACATGAGAGGAAGAACAGGAGTTCTGCCTAGTGGGGACATCAGGTCATCAAGAGGGGAAAGCAGAGAGAATTGACCTGTAGAAGACATTACCGGGGACACAGTACAGGCAATTTTTGGAGGAGTAGCAATCAAAGGCAGTAGCAAGGGGGGGAGAGGAGGACCTATCTCTTCCATGATTTTATTTATCATCTCAGATGAGCATTTTTTTGTCACAGAAGTATTAGCATTTGCAAGAACTGGCTGAGTAACTTTAAgagtctttgtttttcttttaccttGAACCAGTTTCTTTGATATCTTGGTATGCATTACTTGGGCAGTTGTTTTGGTAGAAACAGTCAAGATTTCAGATAGTTCTTGCTCTTTACACTTCCGCTTATTGCTCTTCTTGAGAGCACAAGACTCTGATTCCACCATATGTAACTTCTCAAATACTGTCTTTTGTGGTTCAGAAAGCTGACCAACTGTTTGACAACTGCACCTTACATCAGAGAGGGTTGGTTTTGGAAGATAATTGAGTAAAATTTTTTTTGTACCACTATCTATGATAACATCAGTGCTGCTTTCTCCTGTATTGCAAGTAgtttgattattattattatattcttCAAACACTGAGACCCCCATATCAACACTGTGTAATAAACCTTGTTTCCCATTTGACTGAAGTTTAGCAAAATCATTTTCTTCTAAGAAATTGCCAAGTGCTAACATTCTTGCATTTAATTTACTGGTTTTTACAGTCAGCCTGCAATTTTCTGAGAATCTGCTTAACATCTTGCATAGTGGTAACCTATTTTTTGAAGCCTTTGGCGTCACGGGGCTTTCTTTTGATGTTCCAGGTTTTAATAGACTTTCCTGATTGTGACTGATGCATCCAGCTATGTTAGACTCCATGAGTTCATTAGCACTCTCGGTATTTTCAGAGGTTAGTAATATACATTCTTTTTTCCAAGAGGCTGAGTCTTCAGGATAACTCTCCCCAGTCACACTTGACCACTCATTTGCAGTATCTCCAGAGTTGTTTGGTTCACAGTGTGTGTTCATACCCACGACAGTGTCTGCTTTTAGGTGACTAACTGTGAAAGTACTTCCTGGGTGCATCATTGAATGAAGCTCACATACTTGGTAATCAGCATCAACAATTGCACCAGTTTCCAGAGCATCCAATGCAATTCTGCTGGAAGCTCTCAGTTTGTTTCTAAACATTGGAACGCATTCAGAACACTTCACATATTTCACTTTTTGTATAGAACAGTCCTTTTCTTCAGAGTCATTGCTCTGCTCTGGCATATCAAAATCACTTTTACAATTTACTATGGCATTTTTCCCAGAACCCACAAAACTGTTCAGTTCTTTACTTTCTCTCCCACCTGTTAGTGAATAAGTTCTAGAAGGACCTGTTCTAACCTTCCACGTAGAAGTCCTGCATCCTGATTCTTGACAATCAAACTTTCGGAGAAAAGCATTCTTATAAGGGGTTGCATATATGATCTGTGATTTAACAGATGCTTGAGATTCTTTATCTACTGGCTGCTCCTTATCTGAAGTTTTCTCTTCACTTGTGTGTACATATTCTCTCTCAGGGCAATCTGGTTCTTTGCCCATGTTGACTTGTTCAGTAGACAGAATCTCAGCACCCTCTTCTAAATTATCTGAAGAACAGTTAAATGTACTACTCATAATGGAATTTGTATGTCCCTTGTTTTCCCAGGTACAGGAAAAAGCAGCCTTTCCTGCTAAGTTAGTTTCAAGGAAACCAGCAACTTTCTGAAGACTGAAATTTAGATCAGGAGATCTTGTGGATTCCAAGCCAATTCCCACTTGCATAAGAGAATTGGTTTCTTCATTATTTATACAGCATTTCTCCAAGTCCTTTTGAGTAGAAAAAGCCAAGCCACTTCTATATTCAATTTCTGAAGTAGGATGGCAAATGATCTCTGAAATATCATTTTTCTTCACAACATTCTTTTCCTGCTTCAGTGAACTGAAGCAAGTCTCAGTCACCAATTCCTTGCTTTGTTTATTTAATTTCCCTTCTATTTCATcacatttaaaattttcagtTATCAAGAGCTGAGTCAGAAGTTTTGCACACTGCTCCTCAGAAATAGGATTACTTTCTATTAAGACAGATTCAATTGTATCCCTTCTTGCTAACAACTCACTGATTTCCCCTCCACAATCTTCTGGATTAACTCTGACTTCAGTCTCTAGAGATTCAAACAGTCTAAAGTTTTGAGATTTGGACTGCCCACATTCTAATGTCTTACATAAGTTTTCAGGTTGTTTTATTTCACCTTTCACTTCTGTAAAATCGAACGCAGAAGATTTACACTTAGCTACACTGCTTTCTGCACCAATAATGCATGCTGTCTTTGATAGTGAAAGTATATTTTCTAAGTTTGACTTCCTTTGAGATAAATTACCACCATCTTCCTCGTGATGTGGTTTGCTTTGTAAACCTACCACCTCCTTTATATCTACTAGTTTTACATTTTCTGCACTATGGAGTAGCTCTGACAATTCAGCTATTTCTAGAACacttcctctgttaaatttcatAGGTAGTTCAGGAGTTGGAGCTCTGGTTATATTCATGTCTTCAGTTTTGAGGTGTTCATCATTTGGAAAGACTGACAAAATTCTGATTCCTTCAGTAGCAGATACAGGTAAATAATGCCTAGAGACTTTAACAGTCTCTGGTTCACATTCTCTGTTCACTTTGTCTTTTGTGTGCATATGTTGTTTCTCCAGAATCTCTTCACTGTCATATTTTATTTCAGAGCACTGAGAGTGTGCAGAGATCTCAATAGCTCCAGTTATATTAGTTAATTTGACTACattttttgatttattttctaTCAACTCATCAGATTTTTCCTCAGCATCTTCTCTTTGAAGCATAATGCATTGCTTAGATAGGAAATGAGAAACACTCTGCAGAACAGATGCTTCCCTGGAAGCTTCTCTCTgtgctattaatttatttctctCTACATTCACTAATTCATCACATTTTTCATGTGTACCCTCATTATCAACAGCTCTAACTAAGGTTACATTCTCCTCTGTTTGCTCTACCACACTACATTTTTCTACCTGTTTCTGAGACTTGAAACTTTGTAACATAAAATCTGCTGAAGAATCTCCCTCTTCACTGTTCATGTCCTCACCCTCTCCTTTCCGTTCTTCCATGTCTTCCGATTTGTGTGCTGTTGCTCCAGTTAGTTTTCTGTTCTTAGTTTCCACATCCCCAGAATTCTCCTCCAAACAATTTTTGTTAGTTATCATGCTTGTCGTTAGAGTAGCACCTTCAACTTGCTCTCTTTCAGCATCTCTTTCCTTCCTTGACGTCTTAGGACTCATATGAATATTCTTTTCATTCCAACTCAGATTAAGTGAGATTTCTGCATCAAAACCATGCTCACATGATTTGCACTGTCTGTTACACTCATCACCAGGGCTGATTACATTACAACTCAGAGGCTGAACTTGGTCTTCTTGTAAAATATCCTCCAGTGCAGAAGTACTGCAATCATCTTCTTCATCACTGGAACCTGTGACTTCTCCCAAGAACATATCCTTCAATCAAAAAAAAGCAAAGTTAATAATCTGAACCCTAGAATCAATTTTAGGACCTACTTTTTAAACAAGTACACTTAATGCCCTGACATGCAATGGTTTTGAGAGATTAAGGCTGGTCAACAAAATTACAACTCTCTCCACCATTGCTCCTCATAGTGAATGAAAGTACCTCTGTAAAAATAGGAGACTTCTTTATCTACCTACTTGCATTCTAAAATTACCGGAAATGAGCATTTGAGCAGGATCTAACTTTCAAGCTCTGGAATTTTGCTATGAAAGCCAAGCTTACATTAAACACAAATTGGGACTTAAGGTCTGCACACTGGGAAATTATGACAGCAAGTTGAGACACAGGTGACTGTATATTGGTTTTGGCTAGGATAGTtagttttcttcacagaaaggggggtatgttttggatttgtgctgaaaatggTGTTAATAACATAGAAATGTTTTCATTATTGCTGAGTGGTGCTTGCACAGCATCAAGGGCTTTTCTGCTTCTCCTACTGCCACACTGGTGAGAGCACTAGGGGGATGCACAGGAAGTTGGGAGGACACACAGTttggacagctgaccccaacagACCAAAGagacatcccatcccattatgcCATCATGCTGAGCATataaagagagggaaagaaggaAGGGTGGACATTTGGTCTGATGATATTTATCTTCCCAAGTCACCACTATGCATGATGGAGCTCTGTTGACCTGCCTGCTCACGTGAAagagtgaattaattccttgttctgctttgcttgcGCGCGCAGCTtttcctattaaactgtctttatctcaacccacacaTTTCCTCActtttactcttctgattctCCCCAGCATCCTGCTGGTGGAGAAGTCAGAAGCAGTTGCGTGGCACTTCATTTCTGACTGGGTTTCAATCATAACACATACACTTCTGAACATTATGTTTTTGCTCCCTTCCACAGGCAGTATGCTACAAAGTTAAAGAAGTATCCATATAGATCTAAGCACACAGAGACCTTTTCAGTGCATGAGTAAGTAACactgatacaaaaaaaaaaaaaatcattatttcttTAGTACCTTTAGTAATTTTAAGACCAAGTTAAGTGCCAAGTCAGATGCATCCTGAAACTCACCTGTGTAGTCAGTGGTGAAAGCTGTACCGGAGAAAGTAGAGCAGGAAGAGGTCTGGCCCAATTCAATATATCCATCACATTTCCACCTGGGTCTCTCCACTCCTGACTGGAGAAGTCTGAAGCGCTGTGCTCCCTGCCTGTCTGTATTATCACATCTACATTTTTATCCTCACTACTGTGAAGTTGTTCTTCAGTAGTCCTGTTCACAGCACAATCATCTCCAAAAGGCTCAGTACTTGTTTGAATTATCATCGCTGTTCCAGAATTTTGCTTTACAGCACTTTCCCCTGAGGAACACCAAGGTAGTGTTTTGCCATCACTCTTCCTGATCTTTTGGTGGATTTGTATGGTGTCTAAGACAGAAAAATATCATTAAGAATTTTTGCCCTCCCATTTTTGTTTACAGAGATAATATATAATAGGAATAAAAATGTAATACCATATTTTCAAGTGACGTTTCTATAGATCTTATTCACTTTCAGAAATGCTTTCcctattttttaatgaaaacagcATGTGCAAAGAGCTTTTCCCCAAACTGCCTGATTGGATCATTAAAACATTCCCAATTTTTCTCATCAGGAAGGGTCATTCTTGGTAGGATTGAAGGTCCATATGTTTTATCTCAGTCTTTGCCCAGTAACTCACAGTCATAAAAAACAGAACAACTGTGCACAGACATTCCCCACCCAGGCTGTAATTCTCAGCTTAAAGCAACCTGCACGTTTGAGCCAGCAGCTGTGCTTCCAAGCAAGTTACAATTATACCCTGCCATAAATACAACAAGGAAGCTCTTAGCTACATTTCTAGTTTATGATTTAATATGCATATGCTTTTGAATTGTTTGTTCTTTAAATTTAAATATTGAGTCTAATCACACAAGATTTTGCTTTAATGGTATAATTTAGTCAGTTCTGAAGccctaattaaaaaaaagcaccacaacataTCCTATGCACAAAGTTGTTGAAACAACTAAGATACAGAGCAGTTGAGAACCCTTTAAAGATGTCAACTATACAGTTTTACATTTATTCTAACAAGAAGAAAGCATGTCCAAATACTCTGTGTGATTCTTTGCAATACTTTTGTTTTGTTACTTTTCAATTCACAGTTTTTACTATTACACAGTAACTCATTTATTATGCAGACAAAACATATTCATCCAGGAAAGTCTAAAGACAATTTAAATTTATTATAATTATGCTAAATACTTCAAAAAGGGAAAAGATAGCCCAGTTTCCTGAAATTTaaattctatgattttataaaatgaaaatattaccTCCAACAAGACAGTAGAAATCAACAATTCCCAAACCCCAGTGTATCATATGGAGCTAAAATCCACTCTGTAGTATTTGCAATTCTTATATGACATTGTATGTGCGATCTTGTTTATAGTATTCACAAACACTACTAGACACCAAATCAGCAGTATTAAAGCAAGAGATCAAGCCTATTCTGCATACATATGAGTACACCATCTGCAGTGAACCACCTGAATTTTGTGActgaatttttccttaaaaaagctAGTTTACATTTAAGAGAAACTGCTGTTAAACAATTTACCTGCACAGGCAGGGTAAGGGTTTTTTTATGACAGTTTCATGTACCATAAGCTGCAAAACTCTGAAAGTTTACTCAGAATCTTTGTTTAGAAACTTTGTCCAGCCCCTGAACACACACTCTCACACCCCTGCTTGATGTGGGAACTCAGCATATCACTCCGGATGTCCAGAGTTACTGAGAGAACCCTTGGGGGGGGCTCGgagatcctggaatgttgccaaaaGTACCTGGTGGCTTGACTTTGACCCTTCgagggatgtgccacctgtttgaGGACATGAGAGTCATTTGGGAATGAATGGTGTAAGAATGATGTGTTTACAGAATGAACgatagattttagggttttggtacaggggggttatggagacaagatggagggatcagggtgtgtcttgtccttctttcttcttcttgtcatccattttctgtggtgatgttggcactttgggattggtcaatGGTGCAGGTGCACTTGTTAATATGGGTGAAAAgtattgggaaataaaggtaaatatgatgtatgtagtttttagtataaaaagagatGACTGCCCAGTGGGAGGTCcgagtgcccttggctgccttgctggtcagacctctgtcgggcagaaaaaaaattctatagataagaaataataaacaatccAAAGACTGAAAatgtgaagagtccagactcgtcctTTGAAGTGCGGGCTGTCCCAGAGCCATCCTACGTGTGTCTGGGCAGAGACAAACACCCGGACTGGCCAGCTTGACACTACTGGACTTCGATGATCTTCGAGAAAGGAGATTGTACATGTCTGGAACTCCTTCTGGAGGAGGTATTGGAGTGTTTACTGGAAAAATGAGAGttataaaaaccccaaattttgatgCTTATGCAGGTCTCCACCTCTGATGGACTCCTACTGCGTATCAAAATCACAGACCACAATCACCCACACATCATTGGAGCCACAGGTGGTGGTTATCTTtgtcttttctcctcttttttttctagCTTTCCTCTTTATGGTGATCATACACTTCAGAATAGCTATATACTCCTTTCCAATCCACTTTACAGTGTTTTCCATGTACAGTTTCAAAGCAGTTCTAAAAAATTTGTTGTTATACCAATTATTTACTGGTTTTCTACTTTAATCCACCCCAAGGGATCCTTTAGCAACAAATCTGATTGCCCTGCCTCAAAGGCAAGTCACAACACCATCCCACAGTAGAAATAACAGCACGTGCACAAAATGGTTTTGAGTATAGGATGTACTAATTTAACTGGCACAACTTGCATtctgttgggggaaaaaaaatcatgtgctTCATTACTGCTATCTGTGTTAATCCACTACTAGAACTTAGACAGATATTCCTAAAGCAACATCAATGGTAGTATTATATTTAAAAACATTAATTTAACTTGATAGGTCAAAATAGCCTCCTCAGCCATCAAAAACTTTTGAGCACATTCTGATATGTCAGCACCACTAAAGGAGTAAATCAGAAAAACTGATCAATAACCCTATTTCAAAGATCTATCTCAAGTCACTTCAGGTAGCAACTCCATGAAAAAATCTCAACTACTGCACTGGACACCAGGAGGAGGGAGAAACTGATCAACCTGAAGGGCCCTAGCACATCATTTTCACCAAAGATAAGAAAGCTCTGCCATTCCCTTTACATTTTATAAGTATTACAACAATCCATTGTTTTATAAAGCCATTTACAAGCCACAGTCACATAGAGCTTCTAGATGTTCTAAATTTTCTCAGGACAAACCTACATTCATTTTACAAATTGAGTTCCAATCCAAGGCAAAAGGAGCTCTTTGACaaatagaaacaaagaaaataaggaaaattcaGAAGTTGGTTGTCTCTTACATTTTTTTCATGTCTTTTTGTGCCAATCATTTCAAAGCTCAGAATTTACCCTGCACTGAAGCAGGCAGCAACACAGTTAAAGATTTTGCCCCTAAAAGGACTCCATTTAGAAAATTAGGAAGTTAACTTTTCACAGTGAACTACACAATAGTACTGACTTATTAGGAACTTTACATCCTATCTATACTCTCAAAATCAGTCATGCACCTACATCAAGTCCAAGAATATTGACATGTGTAATTCATTTAAATGTTTCCCCTGAACAATGGATCGAAGACATAATTTCTGAATAACTAAGAAATTCTCCAAACTTCTCTACTCATCCCTTTCCAACCCAGTCACTAATAACTGCATTTCTTTGGCAATGAGATACCTTTCTTACAGTTACCCATTTAACCATAGCAAGAGTTGCCATAGCAATTTTTAAAGATTCAACATATGTAAGTTTCTTCATTTGAAGTGTCAATTCTGGCACCTTGGTCTGAACCTCAGGTCCAGCAAAAGCCTTATGAATACTGAGCCCATCTCATTGGAAGGATCCTTGCAAAGATCATATTTCACAGACAAATTTTACTCTATCCAGGGAATCGCACTCCTGTTCATTATGTGACTCAATGAACTGATAAAGTTTTCTTCTGAAATCTATAACCTGGAATCTAGTTCATGTAGCTTCGAACCCTTACACTGCTGCCTTCTCTCACTTCTGATAGATTAAGATTATTCTGATTTGAAAATACCATCAAAAGCTATCATGTACTACTTGAAATATCTTCTTCATGCAAAGTGGAGAAAGAAGCAGAGATGAAATAAGTGATCCAATGCTAAAATTGATTGCCTTGGTACTAAACAAACTATATTTTACAACTCAAAACTTCAGTCTTGATTGGATACATTGCAAGGCAATTCACTGTTGCAAGTTGTCCTCTCCTCACTCCAAGCAACAAAGCAACTTTTTGAAACAAGTCTTGTGGTATTTTCGTCTCAAGAAGGACCAGATTAAGACGTggtattttataaaaataaataatctaGCCAAAGAATTTCATC
The sequence above is drawn from the Melospiza melodia melodia isolate bMelMel2 chromosome 1, bMelMel2.pri, whole genome shotgun sequence genome and encodes:
- the ICE1 gene encoding little elongation complex subunit 1 isoform X4, with protein sequence MFLLEQLRMCIDSAKGERENEKNDPVLDTIQIHQKIRKSDGKTLPWCSSGESAVKQNSGTAMIIQTSTEPFGDDCAVNRTTEEQLHSSEDKNVDVIIQTGREHSASDFSSQEWRDPGGNVMDILNWARPLPALLSPVQLSPLTTQDMFLGEVTGSSDEEDDCSTSALEDILQEDQVQPLSCNVISPGDECNRQCKSCEHGFDAEISLNLSWNEKNIHMSPKTSRKERDAEREQVEGATLTTSMITNKNCLEENSGDVETKNRKLTGATAHKSEDMEERKGEGEDMNSEEGDSSADFMLQSFKSQKQVEKCSVVEQTEENVTLVRAVDNEGTHEKCDELVNVERNKLIAQREASREASVLQSVSHFLSKQCIMLQREDAEEKSDELIENKSKNVVKLTNITGAIEISAHSQCSEIKYDSEEILEKQHMHTKDKVNRECEPETVKVSRHYLPVSATEGIRILSVFPNDEHLKTEDMNITRAPTPELPMKFNRGSVLEIAELSELLHSAENVKLVDIKEVVGLQSKPHHEEDGGNLSQRKSNLENILSLSKTACIIGAESSVAKCKSSAFDFTEVKGEIKQPENLCKTLECGQSKSQNFRLFESLETEVRVNPEDCGGEISELLARRDTIESVLIESNPISEEQCAKLLTQLLITENFKCDEIEGKLNKQSKELVTETCFSSLKQEKNVVKKNDISEIICHPTSEIEYRSGLAFSTQKDLEKCCINNEETNSLMQVGIGLESTRSPDLNFSLQKVAGFLETNLAGKAAFSCTWENKGHTNSIMSSTFNCSSDNLEEGAEILSTEQVNMGKEPDCPEREYVHTSEEKTSDKEQPVDKESQASVKSQIIYATPYKNAFLRKFDCQESGCRTSTWKVRTGPSRTYSLTGGRESKELNSFVGSGKNAIVNCKSDFDMPEQSNDSEEKDCSIQKVKYVKCSECVPMFRNKLRASSRIALDALETGAIVDADYQVCELHSMMHPGSTFTVSHLKADTVVGMNTHCEPNNSGDTANEWSSVTGESYPEDSASWKKECILLTSENTESANELMESNIAGCISHNQESLLKPGTSKESPVTPKASKNRLPLCKMLSRFSENCRLTVKTSKLNARMLALGNFLEENDFAKLQSNGKQGLLHSVDMGVSVFEEYNNNNQTTCNTGESSTDVIIDSGTKKILLNYLPKPTLSDVRCSCQTVGQLSEPQKTVFEKLHMVESESCALKKSNKRKCKEQELSEILTVSTKTTAQVMHTKISKKLVQGKRKTKTLKVTQPVLANANTSVTKKCSSEMINKIMEEIGPPLPPLLLPLIATPPKIACTVSPVMSSTGQFSLLSPLDDLMSPLGRTPVLPLMSPLTGTPAVKSAILFSPPSSSEMAVGRRIRSSPLKFCTSIPKHALLVPGRFPLFAAVGAGPGAPQENSVKILDTMYPELSARARTLNILKGNIQLNRCTFSDSQSLPGPVSQVGGFKAFASTSTAFVKAGSNLKSDSGKDEDKDVQNQQFFSNHLGKRTLLQVSMPRSAKRLRLESEPPRMEPSDVIAVRNTKKTISEMQEAFHGITYEISDSSQCSNLEESLPVKKDSDCQKVSLALKKVAESCFDLLPVIKGHVYVGNISKIPVMRDEEREVVYEFGIKNKHLAESLLCVILNKLKAQKNAPNYNFSQALCRLYAGICRQLGDLERARLFCYSLLKEDYPDSEKLILFITNVWSDIFVFQGAINKAMQLVVRKSASNEMLACLSAYLNWEQSSSLDAGIMVSNLLLEMQSCTKVEFHLHEQYGEDLSEDAWQYIFAVDLLCSHMKWNWTHDNVISKVLWPSMDNWIKKRKGHETAQSIRDSVIALTLRLIGRLGQIGLKEGYLAAVKNISSVIGLFVQHAKEEAIPWGVQLAAVYSLCDLGSSNPEGIVEAIHTWRAKVHYNIPSAITDGIAEITSLCEMELY